The Porphyrobacter sp. LM 6 sequence TGCATCTTTCGACTCAGGGCAAAAAACAACGACCTCCGTGCCGTCGGCGGTCACATAGGAGAGGTTGATCCGAGCGAATTCGTCGTCCGGCTTCCGCTTGTTCATCTGCTCCTTGACACGGCGGCGGCACTCGACGGCATATTCGACATATTCTGCGAAATCTTGCTCACTAGCGGCGCCATCAGGGTGAAGGATTTTCAGAAACGCTGCGACGGTTTTCTTGATCCCTTTCTCGTCCCGACCCTCAATGTCCTTGCCTAGCCGAATTTGGCGGCTGACTTCCTCATAACGGTTGGTGTGCTTAAACTGATAATGAAAAGCCTCAGCGAGATAATCAGTGATGAAGCCATATCTCGAGGTCAGAAACTCACTACTGTTTTTCGGCATCTCCCAACCCGGGATATATGCCGCAAAGCGATCCATGACTGCCAAATCCAGCTCTGGAGGCAGGGGCTGAAACAGATCATACTCTGTCGAGTGGACCACCTGAGAGACGGAAAGGTCGATGTTGCCGACAAAGCTCAAGCTCGCATCTGCAATCACCTCTGCTCCCCTCGAGAAGCGACCATTCGCCATGAAGTCTTTCATGATTTGAATGGTGTCTGGATCGCGAACCTTGATGCCGCCAACCTCGTCAAATGCGACTGTATCCCAATATCCTACCAGGCCAACTTTCCGACGCGCGTTGTTGTAAAAAAGCGTGGCCTTGGTCGCCTGTCCGCCAGATATCAAAGTGGCATAAGGCGAGAATTCACTGAAGAAATATGACTTCCCAGTGCCTCGCGGGCCAAGTTCAATGTAATTATAATTGGGTTCCACAAGTGATGCTAGGCGGGCGACGAAGTGGAACTTCACTCGCTGCGAGAGCTTGGATGGCTCAAGACCCACAGACCGCATAATCGCATCCAACCATTGATCCCGCGAGAAGGACTTCCGACCTTCAGCGTATTGCTCGAAGTCGAACCTCGAAAGCTGAATTGGACGCAGATCTTCTATGTAGAATGCGTAGTTATCCTCATCAACTTCGTTATGGGCTAGAGTCACTTCAGCCCAAATACCGCCCTCCAGAAGGCGGTCGTTGTCTCTGTAGAACTTCTCGCCAACTGCTATCCGTTGAGAATTGAAGTTCTCGAGAGAAGCCCAATGTCGCTTCTCCTTTTCTACAAACCGGACATGGACCTTATCAATAAACCGGTGCTTCCCTTTTGTCGCCACTTTGGACTGCGCGGCATTGGCCTCATCAGGTCTGACATAATTATCTTGCAGTGTCGCAAGGACGGCTTCCATGCCGGCATCAATCTCCGCCTGGTCGTCACTGGCGCAGAAACGGGCGAGGAGGAATTCCAACACGAACGTAGGAACGTTGGTCCCTTTTTTGATCCGATGCAGAAGATCCTTTCGGACAACCTTACCGTCAAATGCGGCAATCAGCTGCCTGTCGAGTTCATCCAATTGGCTCATACCGTGTAGTCCGTTTCCAAGGTGATGGCGCAGAAGCTAGCCAGCGTTGTGGGATTGAGCGCTTTGACGGTGAACTTTCCTTCGAAGTCAGCATCCATCCTCAAAGCGATCTGCTTGCTCTGCCCCGGCATTAAAGAAAGCGTCCGCGTGGCAGGATTTAGGTCACCGCCTGGCCTCGGCTCCCCGATCACATTGCCTTTAATATCCTGAGCTTCAATCAGCACTTCCATCATAGTGTCTTGAGAGAACATATCGTCGGACGTTAATTTAATATCGATCACAGGTACGCGCGTTGTGATCCGCTTTGCTCCGTTCTTATATGAAATCTCGACTGTCACCTTGCCTGAAGCTATCTGATCATCGTCATCAAGGCGCATCAGCAGGACAGGAACGACAGCTTCGGCGAGCGAGGCTCCCCCATGGAAGTAGAGATGCCCCGATCGATAGGGCGCCATACTGCGGGGCATAGCAACCTGAGAGAAGTCACCCCTGATCCCAAGTTTTTCAGCAGCAACAACAGCATTATGAGCGTCTGCGTTTCCATCCCCCAGCATCAAGCGGTCATGGGCGTTTATGACCCAGTTACCTTGTGGCTTCATGGAGACATCGCCTGCTCCTGCCTGGGCATTCAGGAAAAACCCATGATCGGTAACTATGACTGCCTCTTTGAAGCCCATTCCTCGAAGCTTGTGGAGGGCGACCCTAATCGTTTTTAACGTTGAAGGGATAAGCCCCAGAGTGGTCTCCGGATTGCTCTCGAGCTGACTGTCAATCTCCGTGGACCGTAAAACGAGAAGATCCGTCGTCTCAGAAATTCTGGGCCTGCCGCGGACAAATTCGTTAAGCGGCATCTCTTGAAAACGGTCGCCAAACCTCTTTCTGAGCACATCCATGCGCTGGGCGACATTGCCTACGCGAACGTCACCCAGCTTCGGGACCATCGCGTCAGCTTCGAGAGCCAGGGATAAGTCGGCTCGGGCTCCTGGCAAAAGACTGGCCATGCCCACGAGTGTAATCGAGGGCAGTTGAGCGTAAGCAGCTTGCAACTCAACCGGACCATCCTCAGAAAGCATTTTTTCGAGCGCCACGCCCAGTTCATATCGCAAGGCGTCGATCATAAGATATGCTACACGGCGCCCGCTTTCCTTTAGACGGTCAGCTAAGAGGCGGTCGAAGACGTCAGCGTTCGACAAGCGCCCCTGTGGCGGCCATCCAGCGGTTTCAACGTGCTTGACGAAGACGTTTTGCACTTTTTCGGCGAGTCGGCGATAACGCCCTCGTGCCTGATCAATAACAACTTCCATCAACCCATGTGTGTCAAGGAAGTCTCCGACGGCCTGTTCAAATTCTCGCTGCAACCGGTCCGCTTCGCGCAAACTCCCCAAATAAAAATCCAAGAGGTCTGACTGTGAACGAGCGTGATCTGGAAGCTGACGCTCGAAGTCATCGCAAGCTTCAATGAGGCTCAGGCCTGCACGTATAAGCTCCCACTGAGCTAGGCTTTCGCCCTTTCCCAACCATACAGAATTCTTGTTTCGGGCCAGCATCCTTCGGGTTGCATCGGTATCGTTGGCAGTGATGCCATTGATCGCGGCATCGAGGAACGTTCGCTCCTCGAATGGAAACGTGTCGCGCTCACCAAGGTCATCGATCATGCTGCATTGCGCGGGAAGGTCTAGCTCCGTCTCGATGGTTTCTGCGCGCTCGATGTAAGTATTCCGGATGTTAGCATCGCCTCGGAGCCTGTTGCAGACATCTTCTATAACAGGCCTCGCCTCAGGCGATGCATGAGGAACGCCTTTAAGAGATTCCGGCAGGACGCCGGGAAGGTCGAAAACGAATTCGCTGAACAGAACGAAACGCCAAAGCTCGTCAGCAAGCGAAGTCCATGTCTTGCCACGCGTTTTGACCGACATGCCTAGTGTCGATTGGACAAATTCTCGTGCTTCATCGGACCAACCATCCTGAGCCTTTAATGCTTCGTTCTGCGAGCTGGTTGGCGCTAACAAAGCGGTCAGAATTTCCCTCGCAGAGTCGACTTTCAGCACGGAGCGCAATTGAGGCCAGCTCGCGCCGCCGCCGATCGCATCGATTACCGAAAAGGCAGGGCCAGCAGCCGTACCCGCGAACACACGACGCACTTCGGTAGCGTGATCCGGTTTGGCGCGAAGGCAAAGGCTCAGATAGTCATCACCATCATCATGCGGGAAAACAGCTCCGCCCTCCGCATAAATAGCGAAAGGATCTACTTGCTTTTCCTCATCCGTCAGCGGAGGCTTTGTTGGAACATAGACCAAAACCTCATCAAAAGATCTTTGCGGCCGCCCGATCTCGCGCAATGCCAGAATGGCGGCCAAGCGACTTTCGATGCTACTGTCGGATGCGTCGACGAAGCGAGTACGATCGTCAGCCATGCCAGCGCAAATTTGCTGATAACGCCGGGCGGGGTCGTAAACGACCAGGCAACCGGCACTCGACAGACGCGGCTTTAGAACATCGTCCCTGATGAAAGCGGTAATGCTCATTCTGCGCCCTTTTTAAGCTTACCAGACTTTGGCGATCTTGGTTCAGGCTCAATGTAAAGCACCTCCAGGTCGTGCGCGATGGCTAATGACTTGTCGCTCTTGCACTTTTCACGAACCCGGTCTGGCCAATACGCCATTGCCAGGCGCGCCCAATCGTATTCTCCCTTTTCCAGCTTGGCCCAGGTGTCCTTCAGGATCCTCTGCCACGGCTTGTGGTGGAACAGCTGCCATAGCGGGGCGGCGGTAATTTGGACGCCGTCGTTATGGTTCGGGCGGTAGGCCGGCGCGATCTGCAGCAGAGTGTCGCGCAGCTCGATCAGTTCCAGCTCAAGCGCCTGAAGCGTCTCAAGCGACTTTTCGTCGTCGCGTGAGCGGGCGGCACCCTTGTTGCGTAGCGCGTCCGCTTCACGATTAACCTGCTTCAGCTTCGGTTCCACAAAGTCGTTGACGGCACTGTAGAGTGTTTGGCTGGATATGCTCGGGTAATAGAGCCATAGCGTGTAGCTGCCCGAACTGGTTGATAGCGGCCAATAGATCGGGGCCTTGCGGCGGCTCTTGCTGTACTGCTTCAGGTGCAGGGGGAAGAAGTCGCGCTGCAGCCAGCGGCGGACTTCCCTGGGAACCTCGGCCTCGACGCCGGTAAGGACTTCTTCGATCAGCCGTGGCAGATCATGTGGGTGCCCTTGGTCGTCCACCAGGATGCCAATGTGTGCATGGAACGGTGCAGCGCCATCAGGCAGCATGCCGGGGCTTTTGGCGGGGAGCGGATCGAATGGGTCCGGCTCGGGTGGAGCTTCGCGCTCGCCTGTCGCAAGGCGCCAATCGAAGCGACCGCACGCAACGCCGACGGCCCAGCTAAGCAGGCCATCGGTCTGATCAATCACCTCAGGCGCATCATCGTCTTCGCTATCGTCTGTAACCTCAGATTTATCATCTGAACCATCATCCGCTGAACCGATTGGTCCTAGCGCGGCAAGCCGATCCTGGACGCTGAACCCGTAGAGGTCGAAAGCAATCTCGTCGATCTCAATCTGAATTTCGTCAAGTTTGGCTTCGATAAGTGAAGGATCGTAATCTCCAAGGCGCACCCGAATGGCAGACGGTAAACAAAAGGCGTGCGACGTTTCCTCGATGGTGTCGAGCGCGCGCTTATTGGACCATCCCGTCCGTGCAAGGCGCTCCAGCCGCTGAGCGGCAGAACTGTCGGGCAAAGCTAGAGGCATCTTCTTCAATATGCCCACTAAGAACTCTGGATAACCAAAGCGCCCCAGTGTTATCTTAAATATATAGTCAAAAGCGGTGCTATTGAACAACGCCAGGGACACGATTTGGTCACCATCAGGAAAGTATGCGAGGTAACCTCTCTGCGAAAAAAGGCAGTTGCTGGCAAGCGCCTGCGGGGCGAATTTTTTTGCTCGTGATGGCCAAGTGAGCCCTGGCTTCCTAAAGTATTTATCTGCGGTGTCAGCCAGCATCCATACGTTTGACCTGATCCCCCCCTTTCATTCAGATTATTTTTGATCTCGGCTCCCTCCGCTCCCCAATTCACAACAAGAAAGACATCCGCGTAGAACGGCGAGAACTTTCCTCCCTTTGCAAAGCCTGGCCACTTGTCATTGTTTGCCGATACTTCCCACCAAGCTCTGACGAAACGGAAATCATCTGCAGTTGCAAGGCCCTGCCTCACTACTCGACCATCGCGCTCAAAAGGCTGAAAGTTCTCAAACGTACTGCGAACTTGGTCGCTTACCCAGTAAGCAAACGGGGTTCCTGGAACGGCACGGAATGAGTCGGTATCCACATTAAACGCTCGATTGTCGTCAGCGCCAGACTTAAGCGAAAAGCAAACTGAAAGAAGGGCACTCGACTTCTCTTCATCAGCCAGGAGGCGAAAAAATTCAGTCATCATTGCTTCTCCAGGACATAGGCGGCGGCTTCGACCATGGCGTCATCCATGACGCCTAGACCCAAATCAGCAACAACCACGGGGCGTGCAACACCCAAGACAATTTCTTCGCGCCACTTCTGGAAACTCGAGAGGAAGAAGCAAGTTCGCGAAGTAATCGCACCGATTTTTGCGCCCTTTCGCATTAGCTCCAGCCCGCGTTCAACGAAGACGGCAAGGAGGTCATTCTTACTTCGCGGAAACGCCTTTGCTAAGGCGGCCTTAGTGCTTATCGCTAGCTCGCCAAACGGAGGATTCATAACGACCACATCAAACACCTCTCGGCAGTGGTCGATCATCCTCAGCCCCTGCAACGCATCCTCGGCGAACAGCCGCCCCTGATAGGTGGATCGCGCCGCACGTGCATAATCTGTCAATGCTTCACGAAGCCGCTCCTCGGCCTTCTGCCACTGCGCCATGTCTTCGGTGCGGAACAAGTTTCCATGCTCGCCAAAGACCTTGCGGATCAGTGCCGGCAGCTCCTTTTCGACCTCAAGCAGCACTCCAAGTTCAGGCAAGCCCTTGAGCATGAACAGCGTCTGTTCGAAAAGCTCCGCATCCAGGGGATCAAGTTCCGCCATGAACCGTTTGCGCAAGTCCACTTCGGCCGGTGGCGCGACAGCGGCTACAACTTGGCCCTGGCCCACTTGCGGCCGGTCCTTCGCCTTCACGCCCGCGTCATGCCAGGCCCGCTGTGCCCGCAGCCACAGCGCCAGTGAGGCGATCTGCGCCGCGCGTGGATCGATATCGACGCCGTAGATGTTGTGCTCAATGATCAGCCTCGGCACGTCGCGCAGAAAAGCATCGTGGTCGGCGTAAGTGTCAGCGAGCGACTTCAGATCAGGACTGCCGCCGGTTTCCCGGTCGAGTCCATCTGGACCATGGGCCTGCTCCCAATCCCAAGTCTCGCGATAGATCTCCTGAAACAAGTCGAAGGCATAGAGCCCGAAATGCATCGACCCACAGGCGGGATCGATCAGCTTGATCGTGCGAGGGTCACGCAGCCGCTCAGCCATCTCGGGCTGCTCGTCCGGCTTTACCAGCAGATATTGGCAGCGGTCTCGCAGTGCGGTTTGCCCACCCGTCCAGTTAAACCAGAGCCTGCCCAGCGTGTTGTCAACCAGGAATTCCACCACATAGCGCGGCGTGAAGAACTGGTTTCGGACTGCCAGTTCGCGGCTGTTGCGCGGCGCCTGGGAGGCATCGCGCATCGCTTTGCGCTCTTCCTTGGAATTGAAGTACTGATAAATCCAGCCGATGGTCTCATCCTCGGCCCACAGCGGATCAATCTCACCGTGGTTGATCTGACCCAGCACCTGCATCAGCGCTGCCTCACGCGGGAATAAGCGGCCCTGTGGTGAGTATCGGTCAAACAGGCCAGGCAAATCTCGGGAAAGTTCGTCGAAGACGCTCTGCAGATAGACCCGATAGGCGTCGCCTGTTTCGCCAAGGCCAGCCCCTGCTAGCCTGGCGTAAAGCTGGAAGCCTTTAGCCTGAAAACCATCACCCACGGATTCAATCAGCAGGCCGCGCGCCTCGGCCATCCGAAGTGCGGCCAGGCGATTGAGCACGGTAAAGGCCTGCTCGCGCACAATGCGGTCCAGGCCGGATCGAGCATCGGTGCCCGGACTGGCGCAATAGTGAGCCAAGGTATAGCGCATGATGCGCGCAGTTTCGCGTTGCTGATCGTTAATGTGCCGGAGGTTCTCGATCGGGGTGACGTTCCCCGAAGCCGGGTCCATCCCGTAATCGTTCTGCAGTTGGCGAGTGAACTCCTCTTCCAAAATTCGGCGCGTGTCAGTGACGAAGCGCTGCAGTCTGTTACGTGTGGCCTGATCGAACGCCATCGTCAGACATCCCCGCTTAGCGTGAATGACACATCGAGGTCATCATACAGAGCGATTTGCATTTTGAGATCACTTAGGGCTGCAATCAGCGCATCCAATTGGGCAGGAGATGTTATCTTGCTCGGCACCGGAACAGAGCGAGACATCGTTCTGGGTTCTCGAACTCCGCCCGTCTCTGTTTCCCCTTTAATATCTTGGAGGCGGCGTTCCTCATATTGGCGGATGATTGAGCGCTTCAGCTCTTCCACCGTCGTGCTGATCTCGTAATCTCTGGCCAAAAGCTTCCTCAGTCCAGCCAGATCCTCCGCCGCGGAAAGGCCCAGCGCCTCTAACTGTGCAAGCGTGTTGCTGCGCTCTTCTTGCGTTAGGCCTGCCCATTGGGGCAGCCGCTGAAGGTCTTCCGCCCCATCCTTTAGGCGCACCTTCTGTTGATCGGAGAGGGAGCTAACGGCTTCTCGCACACGAGCTTTGACATGCGTGAGGAGCGAATTGAGATCAGCGGCATGCTTGAAAAAGTCATCCTTCTGGAGCCGCTCGTTCAGCATCGTCAGATCATCATTAAGCTCCTTGCGAAGCCCACCAGGTGCACCGGTGCTGGGAAGGTCTTCAATATCGCGGCGGTGGGCTTGAAGCTCGCGTACCGTGATGTCGAGACCGTTATCAAGCGCCCGCTTGACCTCAAGCGCCCACTTCAAATTTTCGTATATTGCGGACTCTTCTGCCCCAAGGCGCTGAGGCGCATCCGAAGCATCGGTGAAAAGAACGTCGGCTATGTCTTGGTTCATGGTCCGAACGCGTTCGCTGCCGGCGAGGCCTAACCCACTCAACTTCTCTGACAATGACCCATAGTCGTTCTGAAACCTTGGAAAATACTTCGCCGCAGCTCTGCTGATTTCCTGCTCAAGGGGAATGACAATGTCACCGACAAGCTCGGTCAAGCGCTCTGCAGCTCGACCAAGGGTTTCGTTGGAAGGACGCTCTTCTCTGAGTGACACACCGATCGGCTTGAAGGAGTTATTGGTTTTCAGGGCATCAATTGCTTGCTGCCCTGCTGCGGTAACCTCTCTCCCTGAAACCTTGAGCTTTATCTCGCCGGCCATTAGCATTGCTGCTAGTATGTAGCGGGTCGTGTCTGGTGACCAACCAAAGGGATCGCTGCTGAAGTGGTCCAGCAACCGCTTTCCATCGACTACACCGCTTTTATCAATGTAGTCGCGAATGCTGATCATAGCCTTGTGATCAGTCCGGAAGCCTGCGCGCCCACCAGCGGACTGCACGAGCCCGAGTGGATCCAGGCTGCTACTTATAGCCGTCGGGTTAGCTACCTTGAGAAATTTTTCAGCAGTATCAGTCGCGACTCTCTCGGGCGCTTCGGCATAGCGATCGAAGACTTGCCCTGCCACGTCGGCCAAAAGCTTCTTTGAAGCTTCGAGGAGATCAACGTTGAAAGTTGAGACCGCCGTGGCCTGCCCCCTAAAGATGAAGGAGCCGCCCTGCAGCGTTTGCTTGATCTTGCTTTTCAGCTCGGCGGCGAGCTTGGCGGCTCTATCGAGTTGAGCCGCGCAATAGTCCCTGATTTCCTGATCAGGTTCGTTGCGATGAAGCTCTGCGATCCTTTGACTGCGGTAGATTTCATTCGCGAAATCGTCGAGATCGGGGTTGCTGCGGGCGAGGAGCCCAATGACGTTCTTACCCGTGCGGCTCCGGGAATCATCAAGCATCCGGTTGCGAGCGGCATCATGGTCTGAGCCGGTGGCCAGCTCGACTATCATTTGAATTGGGTTCTGCTCACCGGCCAAGCTCGTGGCAGCTCCACCAGATTGGATCTTGAGCCCCGAAGCGACCGCCAATGTGCCGTGCAGGTTTGTCCTTGGCAAAGGGTCGAATGTATCTCGCAGGGCATCGTTGAATGCGCGTCGAACATCGACTGAACGTAATGCCAGGCCTCCACGTTCCTGTTCAATGTCACGAAGCTTCTCGCTCAAGAATACGAGATACCCGTCCTTTTCCCCGAGCGGCACGAGGACATCCTTGAGCATTTCATCAACGGCGTTCCGCACCTTATCAAGTTCCGAAGTTGCGGTGATCGAGGACTGCATCAAGCTCGCAACATTCTCCACCGTGATGGGGAGATTGCTAAGTATCTGGAGCACTGCAATGGTTTTCGCGACATCCTGATGTCGCTGAGTATCTGGGAACCGAACCAGGACTTTGCCTACCGCCTGGTGGATCGAGGGGAATGCGCGTCTAATATCCTTTTCGAGCTCGTTGTAGAGCGTAACCGTCGTCGCTAGCCAGCCAACAGGCTGGTCAGCCATAGCGGTAACCCCGTCCTCCCCCTTGAGAACATCCTGAACCACTTTGATGGCCGAACGCAGCCCGATGCCCCCTGTCGATTTAGCAAGCGCCCCAAGTAGGTGCAGAAGGATATCAAAATGTGCCGGTAGGAATGGATAGAGGTTTATGAAGGTTTCACGGCTGAAGTCGGCACTGTAGTATTTTGCGTCTTGCAGCTTCGTATTATGCCTAAGTGCCTGCCCATAAGTATCAAAGAGTTTTCCGAGAGTGTCCTCGCCTGAGGGCGATTTGCTAAGCAGCCGTCGATAGCAGATTTCCTTGATATCGCTTGACTCAAGATCAATTTGGATCGGGAAACGATCCTTGAGCTTGTAGAGTTTGTCTGAGTTGAGTGTGGCTCGCGGGTCATCTTCGGTCAGTGTTTGCTGGGCAGTAGAGATGATCCAAACCTTGCCATCTCCGAGGCGTTTCAGGTTCTTCGCCAGGCCGTCCAGGTTGAGGATCAGGTTGTCGCGCGAGGCCACGTACTGACCAACTTCGTCGACAATAAAAATGATATTTTCTTTTCCGCTCTTTTCGCGGACGATGTCTATCATCTCCTCGACGCGCTGACCCTCAAATTGGAAGAACCCATCCGTGTTCGACGAGAATGACTTGGCATCTGGAAAGTGGTTCGGGTACATCTCATGAGCAATCTTCGGGACCAGTCCGTCGATTGCCAACGGCATGTTTTGCACACGGCTCCAAGTTGCGCCAGGTAAAGCCTCTGCGATCCGCTGGTGCAACTCATCCGTGCGGCCGTCCTTCTCGATCATCCGCTCGAGAGCAGCGACCTTGAGGTTTTGTGAGTACCCAGCCCACTGCAGGACTTTGAAATAGAGAACCGTGGATACCTCTTCCATGGTGGCACCAGCTAACATGTCGCTGGCTAGGTCGAGCAAAACCACCGCCGCTGGGAATCGCTGCGCGACGGTGCTGAGGAGGGCCTTCGTTTGGGGTTTATGCAGCCGATCCTGCAGATGCTTGAGAAAGGGTGTTCCGTCGATGGTGCACTGGTCATCGAATGCGAGGCCCAGGTACTTGGTGAACGAGCTTTTGCCCGAGCCATAAAAGCCGGAGACCCAAACACCGACTTCGTTCTCACCGCCGGCCTCCATTGCGAGTTGCATCCGATCTAGTAGCTTGCGGAATTGCTCCTCGATGCTTTCCGTCACAACATATTCGGAAATTTCGGCTTTCAGCCGGTCCTCTTGGGCAGCACCATAAGTGATGACCTTTTCGATCGTCCTGAAAATATCCTTAGATGGATCAAACAATTCGCGAATGTTCACCGCTTAGTCCCTTTGCCTGTTCTCAGCTTCTCAACCGCCGACATGGACGGAACGATAGTTTCCATCCTCGGGATAAAAGCCGAGGAATTTTAGCCGGGTTTTGCCTGTCCTTACGCCAGGATACAGAAACACCGTCGGTACGTGAAATTGCCCTTGAAGCTGGCTCTCGATAGCTCCAATCCGCAGAAATGGATGGAGCGCCTCTAAGTCTGTAACGAGCAGCAGAGCGTTCGACTTGCCTTCGAGAGACAGGAGCTCATCTTCCAGCCGCTTGAGGAGCCCTCCGCTGGCCGTGATTAGGCCAGCTAAGGATTTATTCGTTCGCTCCCAATCGAGAGGTGAAGCTTTATCCTGCGTCACGCAAAGCTCCCAGAAGGGGTCCTTTTGCAGCAAGTCCCAGATTTGCTCTGCTACCGAAAAGCAATGAACGTCCCAGCCTTCTTGGTGCAGCTTCGCCACCCAGGCAGGCGTTTGACGCTTTACCTCAAGGATATGGTCTGGAGAAAAAATCAGATAGTAGATCGGCTCGAAGCTGGCATGACCGAGCTCGCGGCCATGGCGAATGCGCTCACGCAACTCGTCAAAGTCAGCCCTGAGTGAGGACATCGCAAAGCTCCTGCATGTTTGATTGTTTCCAGCTTATGCGGACAACATCGCCTGCAACCTGGACAATGAGGTGCCCTTTCAGGGACAGCCTTTTAAGCTCATCGAGCACATCATCTTTAGCCAGCCCGAACAACTGCCAGTCAGGATGTGATAAAAGGGCATTATCGCCAACGCCTGCGAGATGCAGGTCATAGGCCAGGTATGCAGATGCGACCGATGAGATTCTCAATGGGTGGATGCGGCGTGCCGAGCGCGAGCCTCCGGAGAGCAAGCCATAGTCGGCACAACAACCTGTGAGATAGGCTGATATGCGTCTGACGGTTGATTCTGACCAACGTATGCTTGTTTTGCCATCATCAATCGCTCGTTCCACAAAGGCTCTGGCATCGTCGTTGGTGATGTCTGCATATCCTCCTGCATACCGAGGCCAAAACACAGTGCGTATGAAATCTCCCAAAATTGGGTTCGCGCGAGCCGTATAAATCAGCATGATTTGGGCTAAATCCGCCGCTGGAATGCTACCGGACAGCTGCTTCAAACACTGTGCAGGAGCGCCATTCGAAATAAGGTAACGTGGGGCAAAGCACTCTGAAACAATATTTCGCAGACGCCGAGCGGTGACATTGGGGAAGCGCCCTGAAGTCAGTGCAAGTTGATGCAACTGAGAGGCGGTCATGCCTGCCACCCAGAGATCTAAAAGCTCTTTGGTCTCGTCAACCAGGCCAAGGCCGGCCTGCAGTTGGGTTGTGTAAAGGGGCCCCTCTGTCACGATCACCTCACCAGGTAGGGGAAAGATTGAGTGTTTGACTTGAACGATGCGCTGTAAACCGCCGCCAGGTCACCAAGATGATCATTGAGATCCGCAATGTTTCCTGTCGATACAGGACCAACACCCGCCTTTGGCATTGCTCCCGACATGCTTTCTAAGACGCTCAGCGCATTTTCCGCGTCTCCATAAAGGGTTGCAGGTGATAGCGCGTCACCATCCTCTTGCATTAAGTCATGAAGATCTTGCTCAATTTCCTCCGGTAGGCGGAAGAGATGGTATGTACCGACGCTTAGGTGCTCATCGTGCAGACGACGTGCGGCTTCAGTAACTCCGTGATATTGGGCGAGGCCCTGCGATTTTGAAAAAATCGGTTCAAGGAACAGTCGGCCGGATGCTTCATAAAATGACGTAGGCCACCATCCAAACTGAGATCGCTCGCCCAGAAAACCTACCAGGATTCTGAGTTTCAAGACTGATGAGAGTGACGATTTTGTTTTGTAACTCATACCATCA is a genomic window containing:
- the brxL gene encoding BREX system Lon protease-like protein BrxL, translating into MSQLDELDRQLIAAFDGKVVRKDLLHRIKKGTNVPTFVLEFLLARFCASDDQAEIDAGMEAVLATLQDNYVRPDEANAAQSKVATKGKHRFIDKVHVRFVEKEKRHWASLENFNSQRIAVGEKFYRDNDRLLEGGIWAEVTLAHNEVDEDNYAFYIEDLRPIQLSRFDFEQYAEGRKSFSRDQWLDAIMRSVGLEPSKLSQRVKFHFVARLASLVEPNYNYIELGPRGTGKSYFFSEFSPYATLISGGQATKATLFYNNARRKVGLVGYWDTVAFDEVGGIKVRDPDTIQIMKDFMANGRFSRGAEVIADASLSFVGNIDLSVSQVVHSTEYDLFQPLPPELDLAVMDRFAAYIPGWEMPKNSSEFLTSRYGFITDYLAEAFHYQFKHTNRYEEVSRQIRLGKDIEGRDEKGIKKTVAAFLKILHPDGAASEQDFAEYVEYAVECRRRVKEQMNKRKPDDEFARINLSYVTADGTEVVVFCPESKDALATQQPARRQLDKGNVAITTPSGDEPIRAHDAPPLQPISASSDESAPPRPDQSINRLKEQHFTILYGDSGHSYETIMGPYLQGAKEVTIEDPYIRMQHQIQNFVRFCETCLKPGSIKTINLISSYDDSTQLADISEKLEDLKQSLIEADVVLNISLNPNLHDREIRIDNGWHIKIGRGLDFYQKPSSWFEVGANDLTLRKCLETKVDIFHVA
- a CDS encoding PglZ domain-containing protein, whose protein sequence is MSITAFIRDDVLKPRLSSAGCLVVYDPARRYQQICAGMADDRTRFVDASDSSIESRLAAILALREIGRPQRSFDEVLVYVPTKPPLTDEEKQVDPFAIYAEGGAVFPHDDGDDYLSLCLRAKPDHATEVRRVFAGTAAGPAFSVIDAIGGGASWPQLRSVLKVDSAREILTALLAPTSSQNEALKAQDGWSDEAREFVQSTLGMSVKTRGKTWTSLADELWRFVLFSEFVFDLPGVLPESLKGVPHASPEARPVIEDVCNRLRGDANIRNTYIERAETIETELDLPAQCSMIDDLGERDTFPFEERTFLDAAINGITANDTDATRRMLARNKNSVWLGKGESLAQWELIRAGLSLIEACDDFERQLPDHARSQSDLLDFYLGSLREADRLQREFEQAVGDFLDTHGLMEVVIDQARGRYRRLAEKVQNVFVKHVETAGWPPQGRLSNADVFDRLLADRLKESGRRVAYLMIDALRYELGVALEKMLSEDGPVELQAAYAQLPSITLVGMASLLPGARADLSLALEADAMVPKLGDVRVGNVAQRMDVLRKRFGDRFQEMPLNEFVRGRPRISETTDLLVLRSTEIDSQLESNPETTLGLIPSTLKTIRVALHKLRGMGFKEAVIVTDHGFFLNAQAGAGDVSMKPQGNWVINAHDRLMLGDGNADAHNAVVAAEKLGIRGDFSQVAMPRSMAPYRSGHLYFHGGASLAEAVVPVLLMRLDDDDQIASGKVTVEISYKNGAKRITTRVPVIDIKLTSDDMFSQDTMMEVLIEAQDIKGNVIGEPRPGGDLNPATRTLSLMPGQSKQIALRMDADFEGKFTVKALNPTTLASFCAITLETDYTV
- a CDS encoding Eco57I restriction-modification methylase domain-containing protein, whose amino-acid sequence is MAFDQATRNRLQRFVTDTRRILEEEFTRQLQNDYGMDPASGNVTPIENLRHINDQQRETARIMRYTLAHYCASPGTDARSGLDRIVREQAFTVLNRLAALRMAEARGLLIESVGDGFQAKGFQLYARLAGAGLGETGDAYRVYLQSVFDELSRDLPGLFDRYSPQGRLFPREAALMQVLGQINHGEIDPLWAEDETIGWIYQYFNSKEERKAMRDASQAPRNSRELAVRNQFFTPRYVVEFLVDNTLGRLWFNWTGGQTALRDRCQYLLVKPDEQPEMAERLRDPRTIKLIDPACGSMHFGLYAFDLFQEIYRETWDWEQAHGPDGLDRETGGSPDLKSLADTYADHDAFLRDVPRLIIEHNIYGVDIDPRAAQIASLALWLRAQRAWHDAGVKAKDRPQVGQGQVVAAVAPPAEVDLRKRFMAELDPLDAELFEQTLFMLKGLPELGVLLEVEKELPALIRKVFGEHGNLFRTEDMAQWQKAEERLREALTDYARAARSTYQGRLFAEDALQGLRMIDHCREVFDVVVMNPPFGELAISTKAALAKAFPRSKNDLLAVFVERGLELMRKGAKIGAITSRTCFFLSSFQKWREEIVLGVARPVVVADLGLGVMDDAMVEAAAYVLEKQ